In the Nicotiana tabacum cultivar K326 chromosome 16, ASM71507v2, whole genome shotgun sequence genome, one interval contains:
- the LOC107801243 gene encoding uncharacterized protein LOC107801243, translating into MEEAADITEKKERGRVDDQESSLTKVYDISKNPIFYFQEAIRAILNCLGFESSKPESSSSSMSDKKEEENNKEDSSEQEEEDDPEGKQASTDNNNDNPNTPSADDPPQSQTLIEAATRRGRTPPRPGVSRGSPPQNN; encoded by the exons atggaaGAGGCTGCAGATATtacagagaaaaaagagagaggtcGAGTTGATGATCAAGAGAGTAGCTTAACTAAAGTTTATGATATTTCCAAGAATCCAATTTTCTACTTCCAAGAAGCCATTAGAGCTATTCTCAACTGTCTTGGTTTTGAATCTTCAAAACCAGAGTCTTCATCTTCTAGTATGTcagataaaaaagaagaagagaataatAAAGAAGATAGTAgtgaacaagaagaagaagatgatccTGAAGGGAAACAGGCTTCAACAGATAATAACAACGATAACCCTAATACTCCATCAGCTGATGATCCACCTCAATCCCAAACACTT ATAGAAGCAGCAACAAGGAGGGGAAGAACGCCACCAAGACCTGGAGTTAGCAGAGGAAGTCCTCCTCAGaacaattaa
- the LOC142170234 gene encoding uncharacterized protein LOC142170234, whose translation MVTVRPVIAMATSKHWYIYKMDVHNAFLQGDLFEEVYMQLPQGYTTKGESNSKQQGSSLVVVLVYVDDLLITGNGAQNASGLGLLISSEGSNNLVAYCDSDWAACPQSKKSVTGYLVKFGNSLVSWKSKKLNTVFKSSTEAEFRSMAYTVAELS comes from the exons ATGGTTACTGTCAGACCAGTTATTGCTATGGCAACCTCTAAGCATTGGTACATCTATAAAATGGATGTGCATAATGCTTTCTTACAAGGGGATCTCTTTGAAGAAGTATACATGCAACTTCCACAAGGATACACTACCAAGGGGGAGTCCAACTCCAAA CAACAGGGCTCAAGCTTAGTGGTTGTGTTGGTCTATGTAGATGACCTTTTGATTACTGGCAATGGAGCTCAG AATGCATCAGGATTGGGACTGTTGATATCTTCAGAGGGGTCTAACAACTTGGTTGCATACTGTGACTCTGACTGGGCAGCATGTCCACAATCTAAAAAGTCTGTCACAGGTTACCTTGTTAAGTTTGGAAACTCCTTAGTTTCTTGGAAATCTAAGAAGCTAAACACAGTTTTCAAGAGTTCAACAGAGGCAGAATTTAGAAGTATGGCCTATACTGTTGCAGAACTTTCATAG
- the LOC142170235 gene encoding uncharacterized protein LOC142170235, with translation MVYSSNAGVVWGDLKERFDKVNCSRIFQIHREIAYARQGTSSILTHFSKLRVLWAEFNSLAPIPGHDDAKSCEFVQFIELQKFLQFLMGLSESYGQARSQILMMVPVPSVNKSYSMLMECESQKTMASASASLDAGEIAALLTNRVGNQQNLKKNYNLYCDYCKLKGHTRDICYKLVGYPNDHKFKKKYNPQETANMATEQPALATFTPLPPHQTSHQNNTNKSCNCLIKTQLNTPIVHTTAMQTSTQKNQSSIKLGIWHQRLGHLPMEALKIIEKLKQQFGNDRSAIDCLESRALPAVFMGYSHTKKGYKLYDLHSKQFPVSRDVIFKEQIFPFKNMKVSSIAIFPVLEPANAVDVPPIHNASQPIHDKFPDIGEMQNANEMPEEADTLLDVLTPSIGLLKWMQDFVSTSCAYPMTNYLNYDNLSPYYAKCLLTQSSIVEPKHFAEDARDAR, from the exons ATGGTGTATTCCTCAAATGCTGGTGTAGTATGGGGTGATCTGAAGGAGCGATTTGATAAGGTGAATTGTTCTAGAATTTTTCAAATCCACAGAGAAATTGCTTATGCTAGGCAGGGTACTAGCTCAATTTTAACTCACTTCTCAAAATTGAGAGTGCTTTGGGCAGAATTTAATAGTTTGGCACCAATTCCTGGCCATGACGATGCCAAATCTTGTGAATTTGTTCAGTTTATAGAGCTCCAAAAGTTTTTGCAATTTTTGATGGGGCTGAGTGAATCATACGGGCAAGCTCGAAGTCAGATCTTGATGATGGTACCAGTACCATCAGTGAATAAGTCATATTCTATGCTAATGGAATGTGAAAGCCAAAAGACTATGGCAAGTGCTTCAGCTAGTCTAGATGCTGGTGAAATAGCTGCCTTGTTGACAAACAGGGTTGGAAATCAGCAAAATCTAAAGAAGAATTACAATCTCTACTGTGATTACTGCAAATTGAAAGGTCATACTAGGGACATATGCTACAAGCTAGTAGGATATCCAAATGATCACAAGTTTAAGAAGAAATACAACCCTCAAGAAACAGCTAATATGGCGACTGAACAGCCTGCACTAGCAACCTTCACTCCACTTCCACCGCACCAAACTTCACACCAAAACAATACCAACAAATCCTGCAATTGCTTGATA AAGACACAGTTGAATACACCAATTGTACATACCACAGCTATGCAGACTTCAACACAAAAAAATCAGAGTTCAATAAAGCTGGGAATTTGGCATCAGAGGCTTGGACATCTACCTATGGAGGCATTAAAGATAATTGAGAAGCTCAAGCAGCAATTTGGAAATGATAGATCAGCTATTGATTGTTTAGAAT CTAGGGCACTGCCTGCTGTCTTTATGGGATACTCACATACTAAGAAAGGATACAAGTTATATGATTTGCACTCTAAGCAATTCCCGGTCAGTAGAGATGTGATCTTCAAGGAGCAGATTTTTCCTTTCAAGAACATGAAGGTGTCTTCCATTGCTATTTTTCCAGTCCTTGAACCAGCTAATGCAGTTGATGTGCCGCCCATACATAATGCATCTCAGCCTATACATGATAAATTTCCAGATATTGGTGAAATGCAGAATGCTAATGAAATGCCTGAAGAAGCAGACACTTTACTTGATGTTCTCACTCCATCAATTG GTCTACTAAAGTGGATGCAAGACTTTGTTTCAACTTCCTGTGCATATCCAATGACAAACTATTTGAACTATGACAACTTGTCCCCTTACTATGCAAAGTGTCTCTTAACACAATCTTCAATTGTAGAGCCAAAACACTTTGCTGAAGATGCAAGAGATGCTAGATGA